From Actinosynnema mirum DSM 43827, a single genomic window includes:
- a CDS encoding LLM class flavin-dependent oxidoreductase has product MGTELRLAVALDGPGWHPDGGDGGGGPDSPDPRPLSARHWTELVLAAERGGIDLVTFEDTLGHRANQLDSLLVAARVAPLTSRIGLVPTAITTHTEPFHLSKAVATLDHVSLGRAGVRLRVDGDPATARHFGRRDLPPLPESGRPGDAVVADLFAEARDYAEVLRRLWDSWEDDAEIRDVATGRFVDRDKLHHIDFRGDHFAVKGPSITPRPPQGNPPIAVLAHDGERPHRLARESADLVFTTPRDAADVRRTGAGIGRARHFADVVVAFHDDRDLTSDALVHTGGPAELADLAQEWHEAGAFGLRLRPARLPRDLAAITGELVPELRRRGLVPAEPGPATTLRGLLDLPRPANRYAAPRGA; this is encoded by the coding sequence ATGGGAACCGAACTGCGCCTGGCGGTGGCACTGGACGGGCCGGGGTGGCACCCGGACGGCGGCGACGGGGGCGGAGGACCGGACAGCCCCGACCCGCGCCCGCTGTCCGCCCGCCACTGGACCGAGCTGGTCCTGGCCGCCGAGCGCGGCGGCATCGACCTCGTCACGTTCGAGGACACCCTCGGCCACCGGGCGAACCAGCTCGACTCGCTGCTCGTCGCGGCCCGCGTCGCCCCGCTCACCAGCCGCATCGGCCTGGTCCCGACCGCCATCACCACGCACACCGAGCCGTTCCACCTGTCCAAGGCCGTCGCCACCCTGGACCACGTCAGCCTCGGCCGCGCGGGCGTGCGCCTGCGGGTCGACGGCGACCCCGCCACCGCCCGCCACTTCGGCCGCCGCGACCTGCCCCCGCTGCCCGAGTCCGGCCGCCCCGGCGACGCGGTCGTGGCCGACCTGTTCGCCGAGGCCCGCGACTACGCCGAGGTGCTGCGCAGGCTGTGGGACAGCTGGGAGGACGACGCCGAGATCCGCGACGTCGCCACCGGCCGGTTCGTCGACCGGGACAAGCTGCACCACATCGACTTCCGGGGCGACCACTTCGCCGTGAAGGGCCCGTCGATCACCCCGCGCCCGCCCCAGGGCAACCCGCCGATCGCCGTGCTGGCCCACGACGGGGAGCGCCCCCACCGCCTGGCCCGCGAGTCCGCCGACCTGGTGTTCACCACCCCGCGCGACGCGGCCGACGTGCGCCGCACCGGCGCGGGGATCGGGCGGGCGCGGCACTTCGCCGACGTCGTCGTCGCCTTCCACGACGACCGCGACCTCACCTCCGACGCGCTCGTGCACACCGGCGGCCCGGCCGAGCTGGCCGACCTGGCGCAGGAGTGGCACGAGGCGGGCGCGTTCGGCCTGCGCCTGCGCCCCGCGCGCCTGCCCCGCGACCTGGCCGCCATCACCGGCGAGCTGGTGCCCGAGCTGCGCCGCAGGGGCCTCGTGCCCGCCGAGCCCGGCCCCGCGACGACCCTGCGCGGCCTGCTCGACCTGCCCCGCCCCGCCAACCGCTACGCAGCTCCCAGGGGTGCCTGA
- a CDS encoding NtaA/DmoA family FMN-dependent monooxygenase (This protein belongs to a clade of FMN-dependent monooxygenases, within a broader family of flavin-dependent oxidoreductases, the luciferase-like monooxygenase (LMM) family, some of whose members use coenzyme F420 rather than FMN.) — translation MVKQIRLAAHFPGVNNTTVWSDPAAGSHIDFESFRHFARTAERGRFDFLFLAEGLRLREQGGQLYDLDVVGRPDTFAVLAALAAVTDRIGLAGTINSTFNEPYEVARQFASLDHLSDGRAAWNVVTSWDAFTGENFRRGGFLPKEQRYGRARSFLDAASVLFDSWRDGGAFAVRDEHFDVEGRFGLPRTPQGRPVIIQAGDSPEGRDFAAAKADAIFSRHAGAEAGKAFYADVKGRLPAHGRAPEDLVILPAATFVLGDSDAEARERAREVRAQQVSPQTAIKLLEHVWNRDLSDLDPDGPLPQDDPVVDGGTIAPGRASVRMYRDPLATAREWRELSRARGLSVRELMIEVTAEQTFVGSPETVATSINDLVQQDAADGFVLVPHITPGGFDEFVDRVVPLLQERGVFRTEYAGTTLREHLGLKPLG, via the coding sequence ATGGTGAAGCAGATCCGGCTGGCCGCCCACTTCCCCGGCGTCAACAACACCACCGTGTGGAGCGACCCGGCGGCGGGCAGCCACATCGACTTCGAGTCCTTCCGGCACTTCGCCCGCACCGCCGAGCGCGGCCGGTTCGACTTCCTGTTCCTGGCCGAGGGGCTGCGGCTGCGCGAGCAGGGCGGGCAGCTCTACGACCTGGACGTGGTCGGCAGGCCCGACACGTTCGCCGTGCTGGCCGCGCTCGCCGCCGTCACCGACCGGATCGGGCTCGCGGGCACGATCAACTCCACGTTCAACGAGCCGTACGAGGTGGCCCGCCAGTTCGCCAGCCTGGACCACCTGTCCGACGGCAGGGCCGCGTGGAACGTGGTGACCTCGTGGGACGCGTTCACCGGCGAGAACTTCCGGCGCGGCGGGTTCCTGCCGAAGGAGCAGCGCTACGGGCGGGCCCGCAGCTTCCTGGACGCCGCCTCAGTGCTGTTCGACTCCTGGCGCGACGGCGGCGCGTTCGCCGTGCGCGACGAGCACTTCGACGTCGAGGGCCGCTTCGGCCTGCCGCGCACGCCCCAGGGCAGGCCGGTGATCATCCAGGCCGGGGACTCCCCGGAGGGACGGGACTTCGCCGCCGCCAAGGCCGACGCGATCTTCAGCAGGCACGCGGGAGCGGAGGCGGGCAAGGCGTTCTACGCCGACGTGAAGGGCCGCCTGCCCGCGCACGGCCGGGCCCCCGAGGACCTGGTGATCCTGCCCGCCGCGACGTTCGTGCTCGGCGACAGCGACGCCGAGGCGCGCGAGCGGGCGCGGGAGGTGCGGGCGCAGCAGGTCAGCCCGCAGACGGCGATCAAGCTGCTGGAGCACGTCTGGAACCGCGACCTGTCCGACCTGGACCCGGACGGCCCGCTGCCGCAGGACGACCCGGTCGTCGACGGCGGCACGATCGCGCCGGGCCGGGCCAGCGTGCGCATGTACCGGGACCCGCTGGCGACCGCGCGGGAGTGGCGGGAGCTGTCGCGGGCGCGCGGGTTGTCGGTGCGGGAGCTGATGATCGAGGTGACCGCCGAGCAGACCTTCGTCGGGTCGCCGGAGACCGTGGCGACGTCGATCAACGACCTGGTGCAGCAGGACGCGGCGGACGGCTTCGTGCTCGTCCCGCACATCACGCCCGGCGGGTTCGACGAGTTCGTCGACCGGGTGGTGCCGCTGCTCCAGGAGCGCGGGGTCTTCCGAACGGAGTACGCGGGCACGACCCTGCGCGAGCACCTGGGGTTGAAGCCGCTGGGCTGA
- a CDS encoding ABC transporter substrate-binding protein has protein sequence MFLKAQRSRRRLAAVVLAAALAAAGCGGSGGGGGTAADTLVVYTGQAGDWQLNFNPYSPTRIEGLGTIFEPLFFYNVTGSTDPVKRLGESFEWNADGTVLSITTRSGATWTDGKPFTAKDVVFTLDMVAKTPTMNSVGYKGKAAAIDDTHLTVTFDEPSYLVGPQVLGRTWIVPEHLWGQLSDPATNVIATPVGTGPFQLDEFKAQAFTLKANEGYHSGAPAVKKIRYLSLSGNQAGADALKAGQVDWQTGPVPDIANVEKNYPGYKANTTPMNQAALLTCSNAALGCEGPQTDPAVRKAVYYALNRTQVNSLAFENTASEISPGFALLGRDDAVISSKLAERTAPMQPDTAKAGQLLEGAGYAKGGDGLYAKDGQQLALNVKVVAGWTDYITALDTMTQQLQQAGIKLNVQQSSWNEWADARGQGKYQLIIDSLYQGPAADPFYLYSYFFATSSTAPVGQTATPNFARVSDPAIDAAIDALKAIDPKDTAARQPHLDAIQTRVEETVPYIPLLTAGTTSEYNAKKFTGWPDESNPYAFFAVWSAPDNSEIYRTLKPAGQ, from the coding sequence ATGTTCCTGAAGGCACAGCGCTCACGCAGGCGGCTGGCGGCGGTGGTCCTCGCCGCGGCGTTGGCAGCGGCAGGCTGCGGCGGTTCCGGGGGCGGCGGCGGGACGGCCGCGGACACCCTCGTCGTCTACACCGGCCAGGCGGGTGACTGGCAGCTCAACTTCAACCCGTACTCGCCCACCCGCATCGAGGGCCTCGGCACGATCTTCGAGCCGCTGTTCTTCTACAACGTCACCGGTTCCACCGACCCCGTGAAGCGCCTCGGCGAGAGCTTCGAGTGGAACGCCGACGGCACCGTGCTCTCCATCACCACCCGCTCCGGGGCCACCTGGACGGACGGGAAGCCGTTCACCGCCAAGGACGTCGTCTTCACCCTGGACATGGTCGCGAAGACCCCGACCATGAACAGCGTCGGCTACAAGGGCAAGGCCGCCGCGATCGACGACACGCACCTCACGGTCACCTTCGACGAGCCCTCGTACCTGGTCGGCCCGCAGGTCCTCGGCCGCACCTGGATCGTCCCCGAGCACCTGTGGGGCCAGCTCTCCGACCCGGCGACCAACGTCATCGCCACCCCCGTCGGCACCGGCCCGTTCCAGCTCGACGAGTTCAAGGCGCAGGCCTTCACCCTCAAGGCCAACGAGGGCTACCACAGCGGCGCGCCCGCGGTGAAGAAGATCCGCTACCTCTCGCTGTCCGGCAACCAGGCGGGCGCCGACGCGCTCAAGGCGGGCCAGGTCGACTGGCAGACCGGCCCCGTCCCGGACATCGCGAACGTCGAGAAGAACTACCCCGGCTACAAGGCCAACACCACCCCGATGAACCAGGCCGCGCTGCTGACCTGCTCCAACGCCGCCCTGGGCTGCGAGGGCCCGCAGACCGACCCGGCCGTGCGCAAGGCCGTCTACTACGCGCTCAACCGCACCCAGGTGAACTCGCTCGCGTTCGAGAACACCGCCAGCGAGATCTCCCCCGGATTCGCGCTCCTCGGCCGCGACGACGCCGTCATCTCCAGCAAGCTCGCCGAGCGCACCGCCCCCATGCAGCCCGACACCGCCAAGGCCGGGCAGCTCCTCGAAGGCGCCGGCTACGCCAAGGGCGGCGACGGCCTCTACGCCAAGGACGGCCAGCAGCTCGCCCTCAACGTCAAGGTCGTCGCGGGCTGGACCGACTACATCACCGCCCTGGACACCATGACCCAGCAGCTCCAGCAGGCGGGCATCAAGCTCAACGTGCAGCAGTCGTCCTGGAACGAGTGGGCCGACGCGCGCGGCCAGGGCAAGTACCAGCTGATCATCGACTCGCTCTACCAGGGCCCGGCCGCCGACCCGTTCTACCTCTACAGCTACTTCTTCGCGACCTCCTCCACCGCGCCGGTCGGCCAGACCGCCACCCCGAACTTCGCCCGCGTCTCCGACCCGGCCATCGACGCCGCGATCGACGCGCTCAAGGCCATCGACCCCAAGGACACCGCCGCGCGCCAGCCGCACCTGGACGCCATCCAGACCCGCGTCGAGGAGACCGTCCCCTACATCCCGCTGCTCACCGCGGGCACCACCAGCGAGTACAACGCGAAGAAGTTCACCGGCTGGCCCGACGAGTCCAACCCGTACGCGTTCTTCGCCGTCTGGTCCGCGCCGGACAACTCCGAGATCTACCGGACCCTCAAGCCCGCCGGTCAGTGA
- a CDS encoding YciI family protein, producing the protein MRFMVLVKATADSEAGVMPTPEELTAMGAFNEELVKAGILLAGEGLHPSSNAVRVKFSGEGTTVVDGPFAETKELLAGFWILELPSWDEVVAWVRRVPNVTGAESELEIRQIFSDEDFAYAGEEVVAKEKELRARTENRG; encoded by the coding sequence ATGCGCTTCATGGTCCTGGTCAAGGCCACCGCCGACAGCGAAGCGGGCGTCATGCCCACCCCGGAGGAGCTCACCGCGATGGGCGCCTTCAACGAGGAGCTGGTCAAGGCGGGCATCCTGCTCGCGGGCGAGGGCCTGCACCCCAGCTCGAACGCCGTGCGGGTGAAGTTCTCCGGCGAGGGCACCACCGTCGTGGACGGCCCGTTCGCGGAGACCAAGGAGCTGCTCGCCGGCTTCTGGATCCTGGAGCTGCCGAGCTGGGACGAGGTCGTGGCGTGGGTCAGGCGCGTCCCGAACGTGACCGGCGCCGAGTCCGAGCTGGAGATCCGCCAGATCTTCAGCGACGAGGACTTCGCCTACGCGGGCGAGGAGGTCGTGGCCAAGGAGAAGGAGCTGCGCGCCCGCACCGAGAACCGGGGCTGA
- a CDS encoding putative protein N(5)-glutamine methyltransferase — MPHSRPTDPLHAAVVDRLRAAGCVFAEDEADLLLDATTDPTALDALVTRRAAGDPLEHLLGWAEFCGLRIAVAPGVFVPRRRTERLVALAAALAPPAPVVLDLCCGSGALGAALAHRLPGARVTAADLDPAAAECARRNLPAPHRVHRGDLYDPLPDDLRGRVDVLLANAPYVPTGAIGLMPPEARDHEPRTALDGGSDGLDVLRRVAAGAPDWLAERGALLFEIGEAQVADAVAAVRAAGLTARVEHDPDAGGASVVATR; from the coding sequence ATGCCCCACTCCCGCCCCACCGATCCCCTCCACGCCGCCGTCGTGGACCGCCTGCGCGCGGCCGGGTGCGTGTTCGCCGAGGACGAGGCCGACCTCCTCCTCGACGCCACCACCGACCCCACCGCCCTGGACGCCCTGGTCACCCGCCGCGCGGCGGGCGACCCCCTCGAGCACCTGCTCGGCTGGGCCGAGTTCTGCGGCCTGCGGATCGCCGTCGCCCCCGGCGTGTTCGTCCCCCGCCGCCGCACCGAGCGCCTGGTCGCCCTGGCCGCCGCCCTGGCCCCGCCCGCCCCCGTCGTCCTCGACCTGTGCTGCGGCTCGGGGGCGCTCGGCGCGGCGCTCGCCCACCGGCTGCCCGGCGCGCGCGTCACCGCCGCCGACCTGGACCCGGCCGCCGCCGAGTGCGCCCGCCGCAACCTGCCCGCCCCGCACCGCGTCCACCGCGGCGACCTGTACGACCCGCTCCCCGACGACCTGCGCGGCCGGGTCGACGTGCTGCTCGCCAACGCCCCGTACGTGCCCACCGGCGCGATCGGCCTCATGCCCCCCGAGGCCAGGGACCACGAGCCGCGCACCGCGCTCGACGGCGGCTCGGACGGCCTCGACGTGCTGCGCCGGGTCGCGGCGGGCGCACCGGACTGGCTGGCCGAGCGCGGCGCGCTCCTGTTCGAGATCGGCGAGGCCCAGGTGGCCGACGCCGTGGCCGCCGTGCGCGCGGCGGGCCTGACCGCGCGCGTCGAGCACGACCCGGACGCCGGCGGCGCGTCCGTCGTCGCCACCCGCTGA
- a CDS encoding RNA polymerase sigma factor, with protein sequence MSDPAARRAVEAVWRIEASRLIAGLAAFTRDLGLAEELAQDALVAALERWPSTGIPDNPGAWLTTTARNRAVDLARRRGNHDRKLAELGRDLDEHAPEHDPDDDLLGLVFTACHPVLSPDARVALTLRVVGGLTTEEIASAFLVPEPTVAQRIVRAKKALAKAGARFETPPDEQRAERLGSVLGVLYLIFNEGYSATGGEHLVRPDLCVTALRLGRVLVSLVPREPEAHGLLALMELQASRIRARTTPDGAPVRLLDQDRSRWDRLLITRGLAGLERAERLGGGPYTAQAAIAACHARAATAEDTDWVRVVGLYELLALRVPSPVIALNHAVACGMAFGPEVGLELVDELLGEKALADYHLLPSARGDLLARLGRTGEARAEFERAAALTRNGRERAQLLARAQECGSGARPRTAAEDRG encoded by the coding sequence GTGAGCGATCCCGCCGCCCGCCGCGCCGTCGAGGCGGTCTGGCGGATCGAGGCGTCCCGGCTCATCGCCGGGCTGGCCGCCTTCACCCGCGACCTCGGCCTCGCCGAGGAGCTCGCCCAGGACGCCCTGGTCGCCGCGCTGGAGCGGTGGCCGTCCACCGGCATCCCGGACAACCCCGGCGCCTGGTTGACCACCACCGCCCGCAACCGGGCCGTCGACCTGGCCCGCAGGCGCGGCAACCACGACCGCAAGCTCGCCGAGCTGGGCCGCGACCTCGACGAGCACGCCCCCGAGCACGACCCGGACGACGACCTGCTCGGCCTGGTCTTCACCGCCTGCCACCCGGTGCTGTCCCCGGACGCCCGCGTCGCGCTGACCCTGCGCGTCGTGGGCGGCCTGACCACCGAGGAGATCGCCAGCGCGTTCCTGGTGCCCGAGCCGACCGTGGCGCAGCGGATCGTCCGGGCGAAGAAGGCGCTGGCCAAGGCCGGGGCGCGGTTCGAGACCCCGCCGGACGAGCAGCGCGCCGAACGCCTCGGCTCGGTCCTCGGCGTCCTCTACCTGATCTTCAACGAGGGCTACTCGGCCACCGGCGGCGAGCACCTGGTGCGGCCCGACCTGTGCGTGACCGCCCTGCGCCTGGGCCGGGTGCTGGTCTCGCTCGTGCCGCGCGAGCCGGAGGCGCACGGCCTGCTGGCGCTGATGGAGCTCCAGGCGTCCCGCATCCGCGCCCGCACCACCCCGGACGGCGCGCCGGTCCGGCTCCTGGACCAGGACCGCTCCCGCTGGGACCGGCTGCTGATCACCAGGGGGCTGGCCGGGCTGGAGCGGGCGGAGCGGCTGGGCGGCGGCCCGTACACCGCGCAGGCCGCGATCGCCGCCTGCCACGCCCGCGCCGCCACCGCCGAGGACACCGACTGGGTGCGCGTGGTCGGCCTGTACGAGCTGCTCGCGCTGCGCGTCCCGTCACCGGTGATCGCGCTCAACCACGCGGTGGCGTGCGGCATGGCGTTCGGGCCGGAGGTCGGGCTGGAGCTGGTGGACGAGCTGCTGGGGGAGAAGGCGCTGGCCGACTACCACCTGCTGCCCAGCGCGCGCGGCGATCTGCTGGCGCGCCTCGGCCGGACCGGGGAGGCCCGCGCCGAGTTCGAGCGCGCCGCCGCGCTGACCCGCAACGGGCGCGAGCGGGCCCAGCTCCTGGCGCGGGCCCAGGAGTGCGGCTCAGGAGCGCGGCCGAGGACTGCGGCCGAGGACCGCGGCTGA
- a CDS encoding helix-turn-helix domain-containing protein produces MTTDMRPLVDSHDVLTLRPGTGVLLPDPAVTVVLCTVTREPFVLGPRTTATYFAGSSAVRHVLRLTPAAAAVLGLPAADLVNGSTPLRALWGDAAADAVAADPVAFAALARERGVVRAEPRHAALVTAATAQLRHRTVADAAKALHLGERRLRDVFTAATGLPPKRYAVLDRVRRAALERDGDRTWAARAADLGYHDQAHLAADFRAVFRIPPSAFAAARFPEPTTCRPPADPR; encoded by the coding sequence TTGACCACGGACATGCGCCCGCTGGTCGACTCGCACGACGTGCTCACCCTCCGGCCGGGCACGGGGGTGCTCCTCCCGGACCCGGCGGTCACCGTGGTGCTGTGCACGGTCACCCGCGAGCCGTTCGTGCTCGGCCCCCGCACCACCGCCACCTACTTCGCGGGCAGCTCCGCCGTCCGGCACGTGCTGCGGCTGACCCCGGCGGCGGCTGCCGTCCTCGGCCTCCCGGCGGCCGACCTGGTGAACGGCTCGACCCCGCTGCGCGCGCTGTGGGGCGACGCCGCCGCGGACGCCGTCGCCGCCGACCCCGTGGCGTTCGCCGCGCTGGCCCGCGAGCGCGGGGTGGTCCGCGCCGAACCCCGCCACGCCGCGCTGGTGACCGCCGCGACGGCCCAGCTGCGCCACCGCACCGTCGCGGACGCCGCGAAGGCGCTGCACCTGGGGGAGCGGCGACTGCGGGACGTGTTCACCGCCGCGACCGGCCTGCCGCCCAAGCGGTACGCGGTGCTGGACCGGGTCCGCCGGGCGGCGCTGGAGCGCGACGGCGACCGCACCTGGGCCGCGCGGGCCGCCGACCTCGGCTACCACGACCAGGCGCACCTGGCCGCCGACTTCCGCGCGGTCTTCCGCATCCCGCCCAGCGCCTTCGCGGCGGCCAGGTTCCCCGAACCGACCACCTGCCGCCCACCCGCAGACCCGCGCTGA
- a CDS encoding FAD-dependent oxidoreductase has translation MVDVDVVVVGGGAMGSAAAWQLALRGTDVLLLERFAPGHTEGASHGASRIFRLAYADPLYVRLAARALPLWRELGPEVFQETGGVDHGDLTGIQAALTAEGVPATPLDPREAAERWPDLRFDGPVLFHPRAGRLNADLTVHTLQSAAKAHGATVHHDEQALRLEHDVDGVTVTTGRATYRARQAVVAVGAWTRGLLEPHLPLPPLRVTEEQPAHFATTSANWPSFIHHRGADTVYGLLTPGEGVKIGFHGGGPDTDPDHRDRAPEPTRLAALRDYARAWLPGADPDRAAPISCTYTSTPTSDFVLDRAGNLTVAAGFSGHGFKFTPAIGEVLADLVLAGARPNTRFALPVPD, from the coding sequence ATGGTCGACGTGGACGTCGTGGTGGTCGGTGGCGGTGCGATGGGGTCCGCGGCGGCCTGGCAGTTGGCCCTGCGCGGGACCGACGTGCTCCTGCTGGAGCGCTTCGCCCCCGGTCACACCGAGGGCGCCTCGCACGGCGCGTCCCGGATCTTCCGCCTCGCCTACGCCGACCCGCTCTACGTCCGGCTCGCCGCCCGCGCCCTCCCGCTGTGGCGCGAACTGGGCCCCGAGGTGTTCCAGGAGACCGGCGGCGTCGACCACGGCGACCTCACCGGCATCCAGGCCGCCCTCACCGCCGAGGGCGTCCCCGCCACCCCGCTCGACCCGCGCGAGGCCGCCGAGCGCTGGCCCGACCTGCGCTTCGACGGTCCGGTCCTGTTCCACCCCCGCGCGGGCAGGCTCAACGCCGACCTGACCGTCCACACCCTTCAGTCCGCCGCGAAGGCCCACGGCGCGACCGTCCACCACGACGAGCAGGCCCTGCGCCTGGAGCACGACGTGGACGGCGTCACCGTCACCACCGGGCGCGCCACCTACCGCGCCCGCCAGGCCGTCGTCGCGGTCGGCGCCTGGACCCGCGGGCTCCTCGAACCGCACCTGCCCCTGCCGCCCCTGCGCGTCACCGAGGAGCAGCCCGCCCACTTCGCCACCACCTCCGCGAACTGGCCGTCGTTCATCCACCACCGGGGCGCGGACACGGTCTACGGCCTGCTCACCCCCGGCGAGGGCGTCAAGATCGGATTCCACGGCGGCGGCCCCGACACCGACCCCGACCACCGCGACCGCGCCCCCGAACCAACCCGCCTCGCCGCGCTCCGCGACTACGCCCGCGCCTGGCTCCCCGGCGCCGACCCGGACCGCGCCGCCCCGATCAGCTGCACCTACACCAGCACCCCCACCTCGGACTTCGTCCTGGACCGCGCGGGCAACCTCACCGTCGCCGCGGGCTTCTCCGGCCACGGCTTCAAGTTCACCCCCGCGATCGGCGAGGTGCTGGCCGACCTGGTCCTCGCGGGCGCGCGCCCCAACACCCGGTTCGCCCTCCCTGTTCCCGACTGA
- a CDS encoding ABC transporter permease — protein MRYYARKLGFYLVALWAALTLNFFIPRLMPGNPVDTLMAKLAQRGGQVDAEARRAYALLLGGDSEGTLLEQYFAYLGNLARGDLGVSVSAFPTPVSEVISGALPWTVVLVGVATVLSFLLGIGLGAFVGWRRGTWLDSLVPATTLLAAVPYFWLALILVALLASGLGWFPLIGGYDVVLDTGWNAEFIGSAVYHGTLPALTIVLSSIGGWLLGMRNMMVSTTAEDYVLTAQAKGLRGSRVMVRYAARNAVLPSFAAFAISLGFVVSGSIITEQVFSYPGIGSKLLQAVQNNDYALMQGIFLVITIAVLGANLVVDLLYAVVDPRTRAQG, from the coding sequence ATGCGGTACTACGCGCGGAAGCTCGGGTTCTACCTGGTCGCCCTCTGGGCGGCGCTCACGCTGAACTTCTTCATCCCCCGGCTCATGCCGGGCAACCCCGTCGACACCCTCATGGCCAAGCTCGCCCAGCGCGGCGGCCAGGTCGACGCCGAGGCCCGCCGCGCCTACGCGCTGCTGCTCGGCGGCGACAGCGAGGGAACCCTGCTGGAGCAGTACTTCGCGTACCTGGGCAACCTGGCGCGCGGCGACCTGGGCGTGTCCGTCAGCGCGTTCCCCACGCCCGTGTCGGAGGTGATCTCCGGCGCGCTGCCGTGGACGGTCGTGCTGGTCGGCGTGGCCACGGTGCTGTCGTTCCTGCTCGGCATCGGGCTGGGCGCGTTCGTCGGCTGGCGGCGCGGCACGTGGCTGGACTCGCTCGTCCCGGCCACCACGCTGCTCGCGGCCGTGCCGTACTTCTGGCTCGCGCTGATCCTGGTGGCGCTGCTGGCGTCCGGCCTCGGCTGGTTCCCGCTCATCGGCGGGTACGACGTCGTGCTCGACACCGGCTGGAACGCCGAGTTCATCGGCTCGGCGGTCTACCACGGCACGCTGCCCGCCCTGACCATCGTGCTGTCCTCGATCGGCGGCTGGCTGCTGGGGATGCGCAACATGATGGTCTCCACCACCGCCGAGGACTACGTGCTCACCGCGCAGGCCAAGGGGCTCAGGGGATCGCGGGTCATGGTCCGCTACGCCGCGCGCAACGCGGTGCTGCCGTCGTTCGCCGCGTTCGCCATCTCGCTGGGCTTCGTGGTGTCCGGCTCGATCATCACCGAGCAGGTGTTCTCCTACCCCGGCATCGGCTCCAAGCTGCTGCAGGCGGTGCAGAACAACGACTACGCCCTCATGCAGGGCATCTTCCTGGTCATCACGATCGCCGTGCTCGGCGCGAACCTCGTGGTGGACCTGCTCTACGCCGTCGTCGACCCGCGCACCCGCGCCCAGGGCTGA
- a CDS encoding ROK family transcriptional regulator, which produces MSGPGRATPHASSKATVLDVIRAAGVISRVGLIGATGFTGATISTVVRRLIDEGLVVETGRAESTGGKRRVLLQLNHSARYAVGVHLDHAGNTYVLTNLGGAVVARILRPGVADPAAVVGQVADSVSALVEGVGIERELVLGVGVVSPGAPGADVEGLVGELRRAVGLPVAADNDATAAALGEHWSGGIGGTATSAALCMGTRLGAGLVIGGITYRGNGGDAGEIGHVSVDALGPVCWCGGRGCLEVMAGPAAVVAEAGEAPSLARELKGGSVAADFAAVARAARRGEAAALGLLERSARCVAVAARSLANLMDLEVLVLTGPGFAVAGSVYLPVIREELGRAVVGRGSGGVDVRLSRSASTAPAIGAAALVLQAELVPLTQGLRLPENLAAAEPAALAPGV; this is translated from the coding sequence ATGAGCGGACCTGGGCGGGCCACACCGCACGCGAGCAGCAAGGCGACCGTCCTGGACGTGATCAGGGCGGCGGGCGTGATCAGCCGGGTCGGGCTGATCGGGGCGACCGGGTTCACCGGGGCGACCATCTCCACGGTGGTCCGCAGGCTCATCGACGAGGGGCTCGTCGTGGAGACCGGGCGGGCCGAGTCCACCGGCGGCAAGCGGCGGGTGCTGCTCCAGCTGAACCACTCGGCGCGGTACGCGGTCGGCGTGCACCTGGACCACGCGGGCAACACGTACGTGCTCACCAACCTCGGCGGCGCGGTCGTGGCGCGCATCCTGCGACCGGGCGTCGCGGACCCGGCCGCCGTGGTCGGGCAGGTCGCGGACTCGGTGTCGGCGCTGGTGGAGGGCGTGGGGATCGAGCGGGAGCTGGTGCTCGGGGTCGGCGTGGTGTCGCCGGGCGCGCCGGGAGCGGACGTCGAGGGCCTGGTGGGCGAGCTGCGGCGCGCGGTCGGGCTGCCGGTGGCGGCGGACAACGACGCGACGGCCGCCGCGCTGGGCGAGCACTGGTCGGGCGGGATCGGCGGGACGGCGACGTCGGCGGCGCTGTGCATGGGCACGCGGCTCGGGGCCGGGCTGGTGATCGGCGGGATCACCTACCGGGGCAACGGCGGCGACGCGGGCGAGATCGGGCACGTGAGCGTGGACGCGCTGGGACCGGTGTGCTGGTGCGGCGGGCGCGGGTGCCTGGAGGTCATGGCGGGGCCCGCGGCGGTGGTGGCGGAGGCCGGTGAGGCGCCGTCGCTGGCGCGGGAGCTCAAGGGCGGGTCGGTGGCGGCGGACTTCGCGGCCGTGGCGCGCGCGGCCCGGCGGGGCGAGGCGGCGGCGCTGGGGCTGCTGGAGCGGTCGGCGCGGTGCGTGGCGGTGGCGGCGCGGTCGCTGGCGAACCTGATGGACCTGGAGGTGCTGGTGCTGACCGGGCCGGGGTTCGCGGTCGCGGGGTCGGTGTACCTGCCGGTGATCCGGGAGGAGCTGGGGCGGGCGGTGGTGGGGCGCGGGAGCGGCGGGGTGGACGTGCGGCTGTCGCGCTCGGCGTCGACCGCGCCCGCGATCGGCGCTGCGGCGCTGGTGCTCCAGGCGGAGCTGGTGCCGCTGACGCAGGGGTTGCGGTTGCCGGAGAACCTGGCGGCGGCGGAGCCTGCGGCGCTGGCGCCGGGGGTGTGA